The genomic stretch TTGTCGGTGCATATGtattcaaaaaatggtgcacaaataatacaaatatattttagtgAAGTCTTATAGGAtaatatttaacaaattatCGTGCATTCATCCCTATTTACATAAAGATAATATTTGTTAAAGGAACATTAAGCATattatagaataaaataaaattatttaaagatTAATaacaaatacaaaatttgtatatatgtcCATAAAGcaattaaaacaaattttctcTATTTGTtatgtaatgaaaaaattaaatttgaagaacTGCATTATcagttaataatattatttaggGGGTTAATCAaatatttgcacattttattataaaaaaaattcaacttttacaattatattaattatttcttaCTCCTTAGAATAAATACTATAGgattaaagaaatatataacttAATTAATGAATTCAATGAATTTCAAAGAGTGTgctaaaaataatgaatgcacattttttattgcacaGTGCACATTGCAATAACTGATATAATTTTgaagataaacaaaaaatttttaatacgCATAAAacatgttaaaataaattaattccAAAATATTACTGCGcaaaacataaaaacaaaaacaaatacACACAAAACTGTTACGGCAAGAAAGAAACTAATTTAAAAgtacaaaaacaaatggtgcgaacaaaaaatgaatattttaaaaagccacatatatatttttaatatgtgCCCTTTTcagtaatattatatataatagcCAAATAATCCTTATAAAAAGGTTTCCTATGATAATGTTTCTGTATATTTccatattatatatgataCAAACTTGAGCAAAGTTATGCAGTTTGGTAGGCTAAATGAATTTTCTTAGTATTCCCCATTCCTTTTATACTTCCTGATGTACTCTGTGCTAATTCTCTCTCAAAATTTTCACGCATGTTATTCATTATTGTTCTATCACTAtaaccatttttatgtaagaTTCTCCCCAAAGGCGTAAACTaagatacaaaaaatgtaaaaaaatacatgtaaCGCTTAAGTGgtatatatcatataaatatatgttttttaagaaaattaaatttaaaatgttaacatgtaatatataatacttatggtaatatttttatttactttataaaaaataaaaaatatcataagtATTCCTAATATCCCCAAAAATAATTGTGTCACAATAAAGAAAAGATCATATTCTGATTTACGCGCACgtaaaaatgattttataCTTTCAGTTATAACATAATAATCAATTCCTTGTGGTTTattaacctttttaaaatttttactaatTTCTTCAGTACAatctaattttaaaaaaattttatatggATTATACTTATCATCACATTTGAAATAATCTGGACAGGTATCATAACAATAGCCGGATCTATAGCAGTAGCAGCATTTCCCCAAATGTTCCTCATATATCTTATTAATTGCAACaagtttattaaaataattattgcaTTTATCACCATCTGCATTAATATTACTCTCAATTTTATCATAGCTCTGAAAATAATCGTGTAGTTCCTTCTCTTCTTTCCAATCCTTCAAAGTACCAACAAATTCGCAATAACACGGTTTATcgtgtaaataattattattaatacgATAAACTACTTCTTTAAGTTCAGCAATAACAGGCTCTTTACTAACATCATTATAATTAGcaccaaattttttccttatttcaTCATATAACCAGTGCTTTAATAAATAACAACGTTCATCTCTGTCATTATT from Plasmodium cynomolgi strain B DNA, scaffold: 0009, whole genome shotgun sequence encodes the following:
- a CDS encoding hypothetical protein (putative), translated to MYNEFSQEDNNVYYKKYCTKLNTSKCQNKGVDKICVKLVKNLIHLSNVPLNNDRDERCYLLKHWLYDEIRKKFGANYNDVSKEPVIAELKEVVYRINNNYLHDKPCYCEFVGTLKDWKEEKELHDYFQSYDKIESNINADGDKCNNYFNKLVAINKIYEEHLGKCCYCYRSGYCYDTCPDYFKCDDKYNPYKIFLKLDCTEEISKNFKKVNKPQGIDYYVITEKYDLFFIVTQLFLGILGILMIFFIFYKVNKNITISIIYYMLTF